The Candidatus Angelobacter sp. genome window below encodes:
- the atpB gene encoding F0F1 ATP synthase subunit A translates to MKIFFYYVSFLLFFLIASPPKSNHFNPSKGILDHIKDAHEWHIFGKEMIISLPIILWDRGFRIFLSSVFNHGNKFIEGNHCYYRFFQDRIYKTNYYGYLVFDLYGHPVNENPLDFSVTKNVLTSIISSLILFIFVFFLKKSEKILEFSVSFVRDEIAIPTLGVEKYNSYLPFLLTLFFFIFINNLLGLLPGSSNFTGNISVTLALSSITFFTVNFNSSKTYWKHVLWNEGVPLFVRFILFPIEIAEILIRPITLCIRLFANVTAGHIVLISFIFLIFILKSISIAVFSLAFSLLVSVLEILVAFLQSFIFTVLSSLFIGMTIVEHHQLEE, encoded by the coding sequence TTGAAGATATTTTTTTATTATGTTTCCTTTCTTCTATTTTTTTTGATCGCTTCTCCGCCGAAATCAAATCATTTTAATCCATCTAAGGGCATCTTAGATCATATAAAAGATGCTCATGAATGGCATATTTTTGGAAAAGAAATGATAATTTCTCTTCCTATAATTTTATGGGATAGAGGGTTTCGTATTTTTCTTTCGTCAGTATTTAATCATGGAAATAAATTCATAGAAGGCAACCATTGCTACTACAGATTCTTTCAAGATAGAATATACAAGACTAATTATTACGGCTACTTAGTTTTCGATTTATATGGCCATCCTGTTAATGAAAACCCATTAGATTTTTCAGTAACTAAAAACGTATTAACGTCTATAATTTCTTCTCTAATTCTATTTATTTTTGTCTTTTTTCTAAAAAAATCTGAAAAAATTCTTGAATTTTCGGTTTCTTTCGTACGTGATGAAATTGCTATTCCTACTCTGGGAGTAGAAAAGTATAACTCTTATCTTCCTTTTTTATTAACTCTATTTTTTTTTATTTTTATAAATAATCTTTTAGGTCTTTTACCTGGATCGTCCAATTTTACAGGAAACATTAGTGTTACATTAGCTTTATCTAGTATAACTTTTTTTACGGTAAACTTCAACTCTAGCAAAACTTATTGGAAACATGTACTTTGGAATGAGGGGGTTCCTCTTTTTGTAAGATTCATTTTATTTCCAATAGAAATAGCAGAGATACTTATAAGACCAATAACATTATGCATTAGGCTATTTGCCAATGTTACCGCAGGCCACATTGTGTTAATAAGTTTTATTTTTCTCATTTTCATTTTAAAGAGTATATCTATCGCAGTCTTTTCATTAGCTTTTTCCCTACTTGTTTCAGTTCTTGAAATATTGGTTGCTTTTTTACAATCTTTTATTTTTACAGTTTTATCTTCTTTGTTTATTGGAATGACTATTGTGGAACATCATCAGCTAGAAGAGTAA
- the sufD gene encoding Fe-S cluster assembly protein SufD: MENTSEYIYRLQCIAFDFFSKKGFPSNIEEDWKYTDLKKIISKEYGFFLTDKQEDRSEDIKKNLFKNFDSYRIIFVNGVFHSSLSKIMNKNVFRLYDAFSSSRHQSIIEKFYAKIAPKKESLVALNTSFAKDGVYVYLPKKTLVKKPIEILYFFTSKINFPRNLIVLEEGSFVQIIERHQCLNKKNEALNNALNNSVTEIYASPNSKIKYLKIQDFPVKSSLMDNTFIVQKKNSSFSIHTFSLKGSLIRNNLHISQNDEGVNSQLKGLSISLKEGIIDNHTLVDHRYPTCNSSELYKSIFYGKAKGVFNGKIVVRKKAKKINAFQKSINILLSKESCINAKPQLEIFADDVKCSHGCTVGQLSESALFYLRSRGIPEKKAKDLMLLSFIKEILDDDMEFIGKMVRKNLNILE, from the coding sequence ATGGAAAATACCTCAGAATATATTTATCGTTTGCAATGTATAGCTTTTGATTTCTTTAGTAAGAAGGGCTTCCCTTCTAACATAGAAGAAGATTGGAAATACACTGATTTAAAAAAAATTATTTCAAAGGAATATGGGTTCTTTCTTACTGATAAACAGGAAGATAGATCTGAAGATATAAAAAAAAATCTATTCAAGAATTTTGATAGTTATCGTATAATTTTTGTCAATGGTGTTTTCCATTCTTCCCTATCTAAGATAATGAATAAAAACGTATTTAGATTATATGATGCCTTTTCAAGTTCAAGGCATCAATCAATCATTGAAAAATTTTACGCAAAAATTGCGCCTAAAAAGGAATCTTTGGTGGCTTTAAATACATCTTTTGCTAAAGATGGAGTTTATGTATATCTTCCAAAGAAAACATTAGTCAAAAAACCTATTGAAATCCTTTATTTTTTTACTTCTAAAATTAACTTTCCAAGAAATCTAATAGTCTTAGAAGAAGGTTCTTTTGTCCAGATTATAGAAAGACATCAATGTCTGAACAAGAAAAATGAAGCTTTAAATAATGCTTTAAATAATTCAGTTACAGAAATTTATGCATCTCCTAATAGTAAAATAAAATATCTTAAAATTCAAGATTTTCCTGTTAAAAGTTCATTGATGGACAATACTTTCATAGTTCAAAAAAAGAACAGTTCTTTCTCTATCCATACTTTTTCACTTAAAGGAAGTTTAATTAGAAATAATCTACATATTTCTCAGAATGATGAGGGAGTTAATTCTCAATTAAAGGGATTAAGCATTTCTCTAAAAGAGGGGATAATTGATAATCATACTTTAGTAGATCATCGTTATCCAACTTGCAATAGTTCTGAACTTTACAAAAGCATTTTTTATGGAAAAGCTAAAGGAGTTTTTAATGGAAAAATAGTAGTGCGTAAAAAAGCTAAAAAAATTAATGCTTTTCAAAAAAGTATTAATATTCTCCTATCTAAAGAATCTTGCATAAATGCAAAACCCCAGTTGGAAATATTTGCTGATGATGTTAAGTGCTCGCATGGTTGTACGGTTGGTCAGTTAAGCGAATCAGCTTTATTTTATTTACGATCTAGAGGAATCCCAGAAAAAAAGGCAAAGGATTTGATGCTACTCTCTTTCATTAAAGAAATATTAGATGATGATATGGAGTTCATTGGTAAAATGGTTCGTAAAAATCTCAATATCTTGGAATAA
- a CDS encoding pyruvate dehydrogenase complex E1 component subunit beta: MKEVTFREAISEAMSEEMRRDPTVYLMGEEVAEYNGAYKTSQGMLEEFGPARVIDTPISELGFSGIGIGSAMNGCRPIIEFMTFNFSLIAIDQIINNAAKIYQMSGGQWNIPIVFRGPTASAGQLGATHSQSFENWYANCPGLKVIVPSNPYDAKGLLKAAIRDDDPVIFMESEHMYSETMFLPDEEYLVPIGLASVKKKGDDVTLVSFGKILKVAFKVIEKLSEDNVEVELIDLRTVRPLDYNTILTSVRKTNRLVLLEESWPLASISAEISYVLQQKAFDSLYAPIKRITLPDVPAIYSSALMEYWYPTLEEVVSTVKEVLK, translated from the coding sequence ATGAAAGAAGTAACTTTTAGAGAGGCTATATCGGAAGCTATGAGTGAAGAAATGAGAAGGGATCCAACCGTTTATTTAATGGGAGAAGAAGTAGCTGAATACAACGGAGCATATAAAACTTCTCAAGGAATGCTGGAAGAGTTTGGACCTGCAAGAGTAATAGATACACCAATTTCAGAACTAGGATTTTCTGGTATTGGAATTGGTTCAGCAATGAATGGGTGCAGGCCAATCATTGAATTTATGACATTTAATTTTTCTTTAATAGCGATTGATCAGATTATAAATAATGCAGCTAAGATTTATCAAATGAGTGGGGGTCAGTGGAATATTCCTATAGTTTTTAGAGGTCCCACTGCATCCGCTGGACAATTAGGTGCAACGCATTCTCAATCTTTTGAAAATTGGTATGCTAACTGTCCTGGATTAAAGGTAATCGTTCCCTCAAATCCTTATGATGCGAAAGGTCTTTTAAAGGCTGCTATTAGAGATGATGATCCTGTTATTTTTATGGAATCTGAACATATGTATAGCGAAACTATGTTCCTTCCAGATGAAGAATATCTTGTACCTATTGGGCTAGCTAGTGTAAAAAAAAAAGGAGATGATGTAACGCTAGTTTCATTTGGAAAAATTTTAAAAGTAGCTTTTAAAGTTATTGAAAAATTATCTGAAGATAATGTTGAAGTGGAGTTAATTGATCTTCGTACAGTACGTCCCTTGGATTATAATACAATATTAACTTCTGTTAGGAAAACGAATAGACTAGTTCTGCTTGAAGAATCTTGGCCTTTAGCTTCTATTTCTGCGGAAATATCCTATGTTTTGCAACAAAAAGCTTTTGATAGTCTTTATGCTCCGATAAAAAGGATAACATTACCAGATGTTCCAGCTATTTATTCATCTGCTTTGATGGAATATTGGTACCCTACTCTAGAAGAAGTAGTCTCTACCGTAAAAGAGGTTTTAAAATAA
- the atpH gene encoding ATP synthase F1 subunit delta: protein MNLIDTKATNIAKIYAKGLFKYAKENYCFDSVLSEMKNLYDIFQKNKDLFSFFKSFSKKSKLRIYQELFKNFSKVSQIFIRLVIEQRRESHLSKIAKEYQRLYRLNILRIKIITSASIENYFFEKIIKKILRDKYRKKYMLKCQVHKEIIGGFLLYVENRCWNASVLGLISQVRRKLQA from the coding sequence ATGAATTTAATTGATACCAAAGCTACGAATATAGCTAAAATTTATGCAAAGGGTCTTTTCAAATATGCTAAGGAAAATTACTGTTTTGATTCTGTCCTTTCAGAAATGAAAAATCTATATGATATTTTTCAAAAAAATAAAGATTTATTCTCATTTTTCAAAAGCTTCAGCAAAAAAAGTAAATTACGAATTTACCAAGAATTATTCAAAAATTTTTCCAAAGTCTCTCAAATATTTATTAGGCTTGTAATTGAGCAAAGAAGGGAATCCCATCTATCTAAGATAGCCAAGGAATATCAAAGGCTTTACCGTTTAAATATATTAAGGATAAAGATTATTACTTCAGCATCTATAGAAAATTATTTTTTTGAAAAAATTATAAAAAAAATACTTAGAGATAAGTATAGAAAAAAGTACATGCTTAAATGCCAAGTTCATAAAGAAATTATTGGGGGTTTTTTACTTTATGTAGAAAACAGGTGTTGGAATGCTAGTGTTCTAGGACTGATTTCTCAGGTTCGGAGAAAACTCCAAGCGTGA
- the sufB gene encoding Fe-S cluster assembly protein SufB: protein MRKRDKLLQEVIESEYKYGFYTNIECDKFAKGLNEKVIHSISKKKKEPEWMLQWRLDAFCIWKKISEPKWGNIKYKRQNFQDISYYSAPKTKLNSLEEVDPELRDTLNKLGITIEEQKRLSGVVAVDIVMDSVSLGTTLKKILFEKGIIFCSISEAIRKYPELIKKYIGKVVPKDDNFYSALNSSVFSDGSFCYIPCGIRCPVELSTYFRINESGTGQFERTLIIADKNSYVSYLEGCTAPIRNETQLHAAVVELIALENSEIKYSTIQNWYPGNKKGKGGVYNFVTKRGLCEKNAKISWTQVETGSSITWKYPSCILKGDNSFGEFYSLSITRNFQQADTGTKMIHIGKNTRSTIISKGVSSGKAQNNYRGLVKISTKAKNARNFSQCDSLLLGNKCGAHTFPYIEVKNPESMVEHEASTSKIEVEQIFYCAQRGIDKEKAISLIIGGFSRIVLKKLPLEFAVEAQKLLEISLDGTIG, encoded by the coding sequence ATGAGAAAAAGAGATAAACTTCTTCAAGAAGTTATCGAATCTGAATATAAATACGGTTTCTATACAAATATTGAATGCGATAAGTTTGCAAAAGGGCTAAATGAGAAGGTTATCCATTCTATTTCTAAAAAAAAAAAAGAACCAGAATGGATGCTACAATGGAGGTTAGATGCCTTTTGCATTTGGAAAAAAATTTCAGAGCCTAAATGGGGTAATATAAAATATAAAAGGCAAAATTTTCAAGATATTAGTTATTATTCTGCACCTAAAACTAAATTGAATAGCTTGGAAGAAGTTGATCCTGAATTGAGGGATACCTTAAACAAGCTTGGGATTACTATTGAAGAACAAAAAAGACTTTCAGGTGTAGTTGCAGTAGATATTGTAATGGATTCCGTTTCGTTAGGTACGACCCTTAAAAAAATTCTTTTTGAAAAAGGTATAATTTTTTGCTCAATTAGCGAAGCTATTAGAAAATATCCAGAATTGATAAAAAAATACATAGGAAAAGTAGTGCCTAAAGATGATAATTTTTATTCGGCACTTAATTCTTCTGTATTTTCTGATGGATCTTTTTGTTATATTCCTTGCGGAATACGATGTCCAGTTGAGCTTTCTACCTATTTTAGGATCAATGAAAGTGGAACAGGACAGTTCGAAAGGACTCTTATTATAGCAGATAAAAATTCTTATGTAAGCTATCTTGAAGGATGTACAGCTCCTATACGAAATGAAACCCAATTACACGCAGCAGTAGTAGAACTTATTGCCTTAGAAAATTCAGAAATAAAGTATTCTACTATTCAAAATTGGTATCCAGGAAATAAAAAAGGCAAGGGAGGAGTATATAATTTTGTCACTAAAAGAGGTTTATGTGAAAAAAATGCTAAAATTTCTTGGACTCAAGTAGAAACAGGATCATCTATTACGTGGAAATATCCATCTTGCATTTTAAAAGGGGATAACTCTTTTGGAGAATTTTATTCTTTATCTATAACTAGGAATTTTCAGCAGGCTGATACAGGTACTAAAATGATCCACATTGGTAAAAACACAAGAAGCACTATTATTTCCAAAGGAGTTTCATCTGGAAAAGCGCAAAACAATTATAGAGGTTTAGTTAAAATATCTACAAAAGCAAAGAATGCAAGAAATTTTTCTCAATGTGATTCATTGCTACTCGGTAATAAGTGTGGAGCTCATACTTTTCCTTATATAGAAGTAAAAAACCCAGAGTCTATGGTTGAGCATGAAGCTTCTACCTCAAAAATAGAGGTCGAACAAATTTTTTATTGTGCTCAAAGAGGAATCGATAAAGAAAAAGCTATATCACTTATTATTGGGGGATTTAGTCGTATCGTTCTTAAAAAATTGCCACTGGAATTCGCAGTAGAAGCACAGAAACTTTTAGAAATATCTTTAGACGGAACAATAGGTTAA
- the atpE gene encoding ATP synthase F0 subunit C, translated as MESNFIYVGLTVIGAGLVVIGAGFGIGKIGSSAMEAIARQPEASGKIQASMIISAALIEGAALFGVVTALLAVLK; from the coding sequence ATGGAATCAAATTTTATATACGTTGGTTTGACCGTTATAGGTGCTGGATTAGTTGTTATAGGTGCTGGATTTGGAATAGGAAAAATTGGGAGTTCAGCGATGGAAGCTATTGCTAGACAGCCTGAAGCTTCTGGAAAGATTCAGGCATCTATGATCATTTCTGCAGCTCTAATAGAGGGAGCAGCACTTTTCGGTGTGGTTACTGCTCTTCTTGCTGTTCTTAAATAG
- the atpF gene encoding F0F1 ATP synthase subunit B, whose protein sequence is MDLLAPSEGLIIWQTIIFIILLVLLRRFAWKYLIEIIEKREKKIFSDLEKARQANQELKFLMIKKDKILREACIERDFLLKEALSIKEKIELEALEKSKIESERMLEQAIDVIKNEKSVALNSLKKHIAEISIRIYEKLLKQELSKENKQKEFIHKLIDEFN, encoded by the coding sequence ATGGATTTGTTAGCTCCTTCCGAAGGATTAATTATTTGGCAAACAATTATTTTTATTATTTTATTAGTTTTACTAAGGAGATTTGCTTGGAAGTATCTTATAGAAATTATTGAAAAACGCGAAAAAAAAATATTCTCTGACTTAGAGAAAGCGAGACAAGCTAATCAAGAATTAAAATTCTTGATGATTAAAAAAGATAAAATTTTAAGAGAAGCTTGCATAGAACGAGATTTTCTTTTAAAAGAGGCTCTCTCCATAAAAGAAAAGATAGAGTTAGAGGCACTGGAAAAGTCCAAAATTGAAAGTGAAAGGATGCTTGAACAAGCTATAGATGTTATAAAAAACGAGAAATCTGTTGCTCTAAATTCTTTGAAAAAACATATAGCCGAAATATCTATTAGGATTTACGAAAAATTGCTTAAGCAGGAATTAAGTAAAGAAAATAAACAAAAAGAATTTATTCATAAATTGATTGATGAATTTAATTGA
- the sufC gene encoding Fe-S cluster assembly ATPase SufC — protein sequence MLKIIDLHVSLENKEILKGVNLEIQANQVHALMGPNGSGKSTLSSVIAGKKEYKVTKGAIFFEKKNILDISPESRAHLGIFLSFQDPVDIPGISVINFIITAVNSFRKAKKMEEIPSVEILKKVRKYSKILGIDEKILYRAVNEGFSGGEKKRNEILQMSILNPKFIILDETDSGLDIDSLRVVSNLINAMRSIKNAFLIITHYQRILEYVTPDYVHILDNGKIIKSGGKEIAFNLEKMGYECIRKEHKV from the coding sequence ATGTTAAAAATTATTGATTTGCATGTTTCTTTAGAAAACAAAGAAATTCTTAAAGGTGTTAATCTAGAAATACAAGCGAATCAAGTCCATGCTCTTATGGGGCCAAACGGTTCTGGAAAAAGCACGCTTTCATCAGTAATTGCTGGAAAAAAAGAGTATAAGGTTACAAAGGGAGCTATTTTTTTTGAAAAAAAAAACATTTTAGATATTTCTCCGGAAAGTAGAGCGCATTTGGGAATATTTCTTTCTTTTCAAGATCCAGTAGATATACCTGGAATATCTGTAATAAATTTTATCATAACTGCTGTGAATTCCTTCAGAAAAGCTAAAAAAATGGAAGAAATTCCATCAGTAGAAATTCTTAAAAAAGTTCGGAAGTATTCTAAAATACTAGGAATTGATGAAAAAATACTTTACAGGGCTGTTAACGAAGGTTTTTCTGGAGGTGAGAAAAAGCGTAATGAAATTCTTCAAATGAGTATTCTAAATCCTAAATTCATTATACTTGATGAAACGGATTCAGGATTAGATATAGATTCTCTTCGTGTTGTTTCCAATCTCATTAATGCAATGAGAAGTATTAAAAATGCTTTTTTAATAATTACTCATTATCAAAGAATTTTGGAATATGTGACTCCAGATTATGTCCATATTTTGGATAATGGAAAGATTATAAAATCAGGTGGAAAAGAAATCGCTTTTAATCTTGAAAAAATGGGATATGAATGTATTCGAAAAGAGCATAAAGTTTAG
- the rlmB gene encoding 23S rRNA (guanosine(2251)-2'-O)-methyltransferase RlmB: MNFIYGIHPLIEAIQSGVRIYKILMKKSFNQQKLMLLIKRNEIPLQMVPIDKLNRLTRKNHQGVLALISPINFHRIENLLPIFYENGKTPLLLILDRITDVRNFGAILRTAVCAGTDAVIIPTKETPYIGADSIKTSSGAIFRIPICKENDLKKTIFFLKNSGIRILAVTEKAKRLFWEENLTVPLALILGSEKNGIHNKYITICDYQIKIPVQGINSLNVSTACGIALYETLRQRTIRS; the protein is encoded by the coding sequence ATGAACTTTATATACGGTATCCATCCATTAATAGAGGCTATTCAATCAGGTGTAAGGATCTATAAGATCTTAATGAAAAAAAGTTTTAATCAACAAAAGCTTATGCTTTTGATAAAAAGAAATGAAATTCCTCTTCAAATGGTTCCTATAGATAAACTCAATAGACTCACTAGAAAAAATCATCAAGGTGTTCTTGCGTTAATTTCTCCAATTAATTTTCATAGAATTGAAAATTTGTTACCTATTTTTTATGAAAATGGTAAAACTCCTTTACTGTTAATTTTAGACAGAATAACAGACGTACGAAATTTTGGGGCAATACTTCGTACTGCCGTATGTGCAGGGACAGATGCAGTTATAATTCCCACTAAAGAAACTCCCTATATTGGAGCAGACTCTATAAAAACTTCTTCAGGTGCAATTTTCAGAATACCTATTTGTAAAGAAAATGATCTAAAAAAAACTATTTTTTTTTTAAAAAATTCTGGAATTAGAATTTTAGCAGTTACTGAAAAAGCAAAAAGGCTTTTTTGGGAAGAAAATCTTACAGTACCCTTAGCCTTAATTTTGGGAAGTGAAAAAAATGGAATCCATAATAAATATATAACTATTTGCGATTATCAAATAAAAATTCCTGTGCAAGGTATTAATTCACTTAACGTTTCCACAGCATGCGGGATTGCCCTATATGAAACCTTGAGACAACGTACTATTCGCTCCTAA
- the pheS gene encoding phenylalanine--tRNA ligase subunit alpha yields MIKKIKEIQKEASGFQAVKLQDIEDFRIKYLGKNGLIPTLFGELKNLSKTEKKRFGGNINLLKSIVLDIIQKNKKELSEEEKKSEEMDFTLPGYSWELGARHPISKVKNKIVKIFERIGFLLCKGPEIEDDWHNFTALNFPEQHPAREMQDTFFIEKNTDILLRTHTSSVQIRYMKNNPPPIRIISNGRVYRNEVISSHSHCMFHQIEGLFVDKGVSFADLKQTIQYLKHSIFVNSKIRVRPSYFPFTAPSAEIDIQLSSNGPWLEVLGCGLVNPKVLKNVGIDPEVYSGFAFGIGIERIALLLYQINDIRLYFDNDLRFLPQFRSE; encoded by the coding sequence ATGATAAAAAAAATAAAAGAAATTCAAAAAGAAGCGTCAGGTTTCCAAGCTGTAAAGCTTCAAGATATCGAAGATTTCCGGATTAAGTACCTAGGTAAAAATGGGCTAATTCCAACCCTATTTGGAGAATTAAAAAATCTTTCAAAAACAGAAAAAAAAAGGTTTGGAGGTAACATTAACCTGCTAAAAAGTATTGTATTGGATATAATACAGAAGAACAAGAAAGAACTTTCAGAGGAAGAAAAAAAATCAGAGGAAATGGACTTTACCCTTCCAGGCTATTCTTGGGAACTAGGAGCTAGACATCCTATTTCTAAAGTGAAGAATAAAATTGTGAAAATTTTTGAAAGAATTGGATTTCTTTTATGCAAGGGGCCAGAAATTGAAGATGATTGGCATAATTTTACTGCTTTAAATTTTCCTGAACAGCATCCTGCTCGAGAAATGCAAGACACTTTTTTTATTGAAAAAAATACGGATATTTTATTGCGAACACATACTTCTTCAGTTCAAATTAGATACATGAAAAATAATCCCCCTCCAATTAGAATTATTTCTAATGGAAGAGTTTATAGAAATGAAGTAATATCCTCTCATTCGCATTGCATGTTCCATCAAATTGAAGGGTTATTTGTGGATAAAGGGGTTTCTTTCGCAGATCTAAAACAAACCATTCAATATTTGAAACATTCTATTTTTGTAAATTCAAAAATTAGAGTAAGACCTTCCTATTTTCCATTTACAGCGCCTAGTGCAGAAATAGATATCCAATTATCTAGTAATGGTCCTTGGTTAGAAGTTCTGGGTTGCGGTTTGGTGAATCCAAAGGTTTTGAAAAATGTTGGAATAGACCCAGAAGTTTATTCTGGATTTGCTTTTGGTATAGGGATTGAACGTATTGCACTTTTGCTTTATCAAATAAACGATATACGATTATATTTTGATAATGATCTTCGATTTTTGCCTCAATTTAGGAGCGAATAG
- the atpA gene encoding F0F1 ATP synthase subunit alpha — MSEIKPSEISELIKHRISELSSNIEYSESGFVFQNGDSVARVFGLEKVCSGELVQFHTGIKGIVLNLEEDYVSVVFLGPSDNIREGDIVKRSGRLASIYVGEGMLGRVVNALGNPIDGKGPIQGKLFELPLERKAPGVIFRQPVNEPLHTGIKAIDIMVPIGRGQRQLIVGDRQTGKTTLAIDTILNQKRLYESSNPIYCIYVAISQKGSSVAGILKTLREHGALSYTVLVVASAADPAPMQIFAPFAGTSIGEFFRDMGKSALIIYDDLSKQAVSYREVSLLLNRPPGREAYPGDVFYLHSRLLERSAKIIEDDVLARQMNDLPDSLKKFVKGGGSLTALPIVETQYGDVSSYIPTNVISITDGQIFLESDLFNAGVRPAINEGISVSRVGGEAQIASMKKLSGTFKLDQSQFRELEGFSKFSSDLDTTTISLIHKGRCNVELLNQAINSPYKISDQIALVYASTKNLLKDIPVNKVKDFEKEYLSYLNNQHSEVISGLEKGILNDKFTDVLEKIALQLSIKYKHS; from the coding sequence ATGTCGGAAATAAAACCATCTGAAATATCGGAATTGATAAAACATAGAATTTCTGAATTAAGCTCCAATATTGAATATTCCGAATCAGGCTTTGTTTTCCAAAATGGAGATAGCGTTGCTAGAGTTTTCGGACTTGAAAAAGTTTGTTCTGGAGAGTTGGTTCAATTCCATACTGGAATAAAAGGGATTGTCCTTAATCTTGAGGAAGATTATGTCAGTGTAGTTTTTCTAGGTCCTTCAGATAATATTCGAGAAGGAGATATAGTCAAAAGAAGCGGACGCTTAGCTAGTATTTATGTAGGGGAAGGAATGCTAGGACGAGTCGTTAATGCTCTCGGAAATCCTATAGACGGAAAAGGCCCAATTCAAGGTAAACTTTTTGAATTACCTTTAGAACGAAAGGCGCCAGGTGTAATTTTTCGTCAACCAGTTAATGAGCCTTTGCATACAGGAATTAAAGCAATAGATATTATGGTTCCAATTGGACGAGGCCAACGCCAACTTATAGTTGGGGATAGACAAACTGGGAAAACGACTCTAGCAATTGATACGATCCTTAATCAAAAAAGACTTTATGAAAGTAGCAATCCCATATATTGCATCTATGTAGCTATCAGTCAAAAAGGATCTTCTGTTGCTGGTATTCTAAAAACTCTTCGAGAGCATGGTGCTCTATCTTACACAGTTTTAGTAGTAGCTAGCGCAGCTGACCCAGCACCTATGCAAATTTTCGCTCCTTTTGCCGGAACGTCTATTGGAGAATTTTTTAGAGATATGGGAAAATCTGCGTTGATTATTTACGATGATCTTTCCAAACAAGCTGTTTCATATAGGGAAGTTTCTTTACTTCTTAATCGACCCCCAGGCAGGGAAGCTTATCCTGGAGATGTTTTTTATTTACACTCTCGTCTACTTGAGAGATCCGCTAAAATTATTGAAGATGATGTCCTTGCTAGACAAATGAATGATTTACCAGATTCTCTTAAAAAGTTTGTGAAAGGGGGAGGATCGTTAACTGCATTGCCTATTGTAGAAACTCAATATGGAGATGTTTCCTCTTATATTCCTACAAATGTTATATCCATAACTGATGGCCAAATTTTTCTTGAGTCAGATTTGTTCAATGCTGGAGTTCGTCCTGCTATTAATGAAGGAATTTCTGTTTCTAGGGTAGGAGGAGAAGCTCAGATTGCATCTATGAAAAAACTATCTGGAACATTTAAATTGGATCAATCACAGTTTAGAGAATTAGAGGGATTTTCCAAATTTAGTTCTGATTTAGATACAACAACTATATCTCTAATTCATAAAGGTCGTTGTAATGTAGAATTACTTAATCAAGCAATTAATTCACCATATAAAATATCTGATCAAATAGCACTTGTATATGCAAGTACAAAAAATCTTCTTAAAGATATTCCTGTAAATAAAGTAAAAGATTTTGAAAAAGAATATTTAAGTTATTTGAATAATCAGCATTCAGAGGTAATTTCTGGTTTAGAAAAAGGAATTTTAAATGATAAGTTTACAGATGTTTTGGAGAAAATTGCCTTACAATTAAGTATTAAATATAAGCATTCCTAA